From the Glandiceps talaboti chromosome 12, keGlaTala1.1, whole genome shotgun sequence genome, one window contains:
- the LOC144443038 gene encoding tRNA (adenine(37)-N6)-methyltransferase-like produces MQQIETLKRVYRKDVNKINKFLDSATTLRESTGDISCKEVSPSKRKKLTSIDHDHQEYTPIGYIESCFKTKNGTPRQPTVCTSSKAKLRILETIYNNPAHALQGLEKFSHVWVIFNFHKNGPHNYTKAKVKPPRLDGAKVGLFATRSPHRPSPIGLTLACIDKLEGDTVYLSGVDMIEGTPVLDIKPYIPSYDKPHIPVAMVTDKPHIPVAMVTDKPYTPVAMVTDTSCMRQDEDCSVDPEVNEECRESSCDSQERCQKSWDPDNMLDVTANSRKSTDGFSSLNKDGNKQCTTEPVCDVKSSTVQEEGIVSSISQDQQNNAKAQVASWILKPPCQTLSVRFTPHAEEELMKFHSKTKRLTDDSHPQDYTLGFLNDWQEAKKAIGDILQADPRSTYRRKHCQDNLYYFTVDHVHVTCWFTNDMAEVIRIQPVSKSDSVS; encoded by the exons at GCAACAAATTGAAACTTTAAAGAGAGTCTACAGAAAAGATGtcaataaaatcaataaattccTTGACTCTGCCACTACTCTGAGAGAGAGTACAGGTGATATCTCCTGCAAAGAAGTGTCTCCTTCAAAGAGAAAGAAGCTGACTAGTATTGACCATGACCATCAAGAATATACACCTATTGGCTATATTGAGTCATGTTTTAAGACTAAGAATGGCACTCCACGTCAACCAACTGTGTGCACTTCATCTAAAGCTAAGCTACGAATACTTGAAACTATTTACAATAATCCAGCTCATGCTTTACAAGGACTTGAAAAGTTTTCACATGTGTG GGTCATTTTCAACTTTCACAAAAATGGACCTCACAATTACACAAAAGCTAAAGTGAAACCCCCTAGACTTGATGGGGCGAAAGTTGGATTATTTGCAACTCGTAGTCCCCATCGACCAAGTCCCATTGGACTTACCCTGGCTTGTATTGATAAACTTGAAG gtGATACAGTGTATTTATCAGGTGTTGATATGATTGAAGGAACACCAGTACTTGATATTAAACCTTATATTCCATCATATGACAAACCCCACATACCAGTCGCCATGGTAACTGATAAACCCCACATACCAGTCGCTATGGTAACTGATAAACCCTACACACCAGTCGCTATGGTAACAGATACATCATGTATGAGACAGGATGAGGATTGTAGTGTTGACCCAGAGGTGAATGAAGAGTGTCGCGAGAGTTCATGTGATTCACAAGAACGCTGTCAAAAATCATGGGACCCAGATAATATGCTGGATGTTACTGCTAACAGCCGTAAAAGCACAGATGGTTTCAGTTCACTGAATAAAGATGGAAATAAACAATGTACTACTGAACCAGTGTGTGATGTGAAGTCTAGTACAGTGCAAGAGGAGGGTATTGTATCCTCAATCTCACAAGACCAACAGAACAATGCCAAAGCCCAAGTTGCTTCTTGGATACTGAAGCCACCATGCCAAACCTTAAGTGTCAGGTTTACACCACATGCAGAGGAAGAACTAATGAAATTTCATAGCAAAACAAAAAGACTTACAGATG ATTCACATCCACAAGATTATACTTTAGGATTCCTGAATGACTGGCAAGAAGCAAAGAAGGCCATTGGTGATATTCTACAAGCTGATCCAAGATCTACTTATAGAAGAAAA